In Hemitrygon akajei chromosome 17, sHemAka1.3, whole genome shotgun sequence, one DNA window encodes the following:
- the irx5a gene encoding Iroquois homeobox protein 5a isoform X2, producing MSYPQGYLYQPSASLALYSCPAYSTSVISGPRTDELGRSSSGSAFSPYAGSTAFTAPSPGYNSHLQYGTDPTAAFTSYVGSPYDHSTGMAGSIGYHPYAAPLGSYPYGDPAYRKNATRDATATLKAWLSEHRKNPYPTKGEKIMLAIITKMTLTQVSTWFANARRRLKKENKMTWTPRNRSEDEEEEENIDLEKNDEDEPQKPLEKGNSSEPEPGNQKTSVVEIACERFEEQHSNKDEQILSDSEFKDSEEKEILHSPKATTSSLVVPHGTEILHESHDSDLENVHTNLAHTLPSNTANCSVTSVIHSPPATTSKPKLWSLAEIATSDKSKEQSEQPSTCPGHGCAVSASASSPSRSPCPYPNSAVLGRPLYYTSPFYTGYTNYGTFGHLHSHHGSSSTNHFSSNGLSQTVLSRAEALAKLCPESKTKSPAPVDHCKDTSSYELKKGT from the exons ATGTCGTATCCTCAGGGTTACTTGTACCAACCGTCAGCTTCGTTAGCTCTTTACTCGTGTCCAGCGTACAGCACGAGCGTCATATCGGGACCCAGGACGGATGAACTTGGGAGATCTTCTTCGGGATCTGCCTTCAGCCCATACGCCGGATCTACAGCGTTTACAGCCCCTTCCCCAGGCTATAACAGCCACCTCCAGTACGGCACAGACCCGACCGCTGCCTTCACTTCCTATGTG GGCTCTCCCTATGATCATTCGACGGGCATGGCTGGATCTATAGGATATCACCCGTACGCCGCTCCTTTAGGCTCTTACCCCTATGGTGACCCAGCTTACCGAAAAAATGCCACCAGAGATGCCACTGCCACCCTGAAAGCCTGGCTCAGCGAACACAGGAAGAACCCTTACCCCACCAAAGGCGAGAAGATCATGCTGGCCATCATCACGAAAATGACGCTGACCCAAGTGTCCACCTGGTTTGCGAACGCCAGGAGGAGGTtgaagaaggaaaataaaatgaccTGGACCCCGAGAAATAGGAGTGAAGACGAGGAAGAAGAAGAGAACATAGATCTGGAGAAAAACGACGAAGATGAGCCACAGAAACCTTTAGAAAAGGGGAACTCATCGGAACCAGAGCCTG GAAATCAGAAAACGAGCGTAGTTGAAATTGCTTGCGAAAGGTTTGAGGAACAACATTCCAATAAAGACGAACAAATCCTCAGCGATTCGGAATTCAAAGACTCGGAGGAGAAAGAGATCCTTCACTCCCCCAAAGCTACCACTTCTTCCCTGGTTGTGCCTCACGGAACTGAGATCTTGCACGAAAGCCACGACTCCGATTTGGAAAATGTACATACAAATCTAGCTCATACTCTTCCCAGTAACACAGCGAACTGCAGCGTGACTTCAGTCATTCATTCGCCCCCGGCAACAACCTCCAAACCCAAACTCTGGTCTCTAGCAGAAATCGCCACTTCGGACAAGTCGAAAGAACAGAGCGAACAGCCGAGTACGTGCCCGGGCCATGGCTGTGCTGTGTCCGCCAGCGCCTCCTCGCCGTCCCGTTCCCCTTGCCCTTATCCTAACAGCGCCGTGCTGGGTCGGCCTCTCTACTACACCTCGCCCTTCTACACGGGCTACACGAACTATGGCACTTTCGGACACCTTCACAGCCACCATGGAAGTAGCAGCACAAATCACTTCAGTTCTAATGGATTAAGTCAGACTGTCTTAAGCAGAGCAGAGGCACTAGCCAAACTCTGCCCAGAATCCAAAACAAAGAGCCCGGCACCAGTAGATCATTGCAAGGACACATCGTCTTATGAGTTGAAGAAAG GAACTTGA
- the irx5a gene encoding Iroquois homeobox protein 5a isoform X4, translating into MSYPQGYLYQPSASLALYSCPAYSTSVISGPRTDELGRSSSGSAFSPYAGSTAFTAPSPGYNSHLQYGTDPTAAFTSYVGSPYDHSTGMAGSIGYHPYAAPLGSYPYGDPAYRKNATRDATATLKAWLSEHRKNPYPTKGEKIMLAIITKMTLTQVSTWFANARRRLKKENKMTWTPRNRSEDEEEEENIDLEKNDEDEPQKPLEKGNSSEPEPGNQKTSVVEIACERFEEQHSNKDEQILSDSEFKDSEEKEILHSPKATTSSLVVPHGTEILHESHDSDLENVHTNLAHTLPSNTANCSVTSVIHSPPATTSKPKLWSLAEIATSDKSKEQSEQPSTCPGHGCAVSASASSPSRSPCPYPNSAVLGRPLYYTSPFYTGYTNYGTFGHLHSHHGSSSTNHFSSNGLSQTVLSRAEALAKLCPESKTKSPAPVDHCKDTSSYELKKE; encoded by the exons ATGTCGTATCCTCAGGGTTACTTGTACCAACCGTCAGCTTCGTTAGCTCTTTACTCGTGTCCAGCGTACAGCACGAGCGTCATATCGGGACCCAGGACGGATGAACTTGGGAGATCTTCTTCGGGATCTGCCTTCAGCCCATACGCCGGATCTACAGCGTTTACAGCCCCTTCCCCAGGCTATAACAGCCACCTCCAGTACGGCACAGACCCGACCGCTGCCTTCACTTCCTATGTG GGCTCTCCCTATGATCATTCGACGGGCATGGCTGGATCTATAGGATATCACCCGTACGCCGCTCCTTTAGGCTCTTACCCCTATGGTGACCCAGCTTACCGAAAAAATGCCACCAGAGATGCCACTGCCACCCTGAAAGCCTGGCTCAGCGAACACAGGAAGAACCCTTACCCCACCAAAGGCGAGAAGATCATGCTGGCCATCATCACGAAAATGACGCTGACCCAAGTGTCCACCTGGTTTGCGAACGCCAGGAGGAGGTtgaagaaggaaaataaaatgaccTGGACCCCGAGAAATAGGAGTGAAGACGAGGAAGAAGAAGAGAACATAGATCTGGAGAAAAACGACGAAGATGAGCCACAGAAACCTTTAGAAAAGGGGAACTCATCGGAACCAGAGCCTG GAAATCAGAAAACGAGCGTAGTTGAAATTGCTTGCGAAAGGTTTGAGGAACAACATTCCAATAAAGACGAACAAATCCTCAGCGATTCGGAATTCAAAGACTCGGAGGAGAAAGAGATCCTTCACTCCCCCAAAGCTACCACTTCTTCCCTGGTTGTGCCTCACGGAACTGAGATCTTGCACGAAAGCCACGACTCCGATTTGGAAAATGTACATACAAATCTAGCTCATACTCTTCCCAGTAACACAGCGAACTGCAGCGTGACTTCAGTCATTCATTCGCCCCCGGCAACAACCTCCAAACCCAAACTCTGGTCTCTAGCAGAAATCGCCACTTCGGACAAGTCGAAAGAACAGAGCGAACAGCCGAGTACGTGCCCGGGCCATGGCTGTGCTGTGTCCGCCAGCGCCTCCTCGCCGTCCCGTTCCCCTTGCCCTTATCCTAACAGCGCCGTGCTGGGTCGGCCTCTCTACTACACCTCGCCCTTCTACACGGGCTACACGAACTATGGCACTTTCGGACACCTTCACAGCCACCATGGAAGTAGCAGCACAAATCACTTCAGTTCTAATGGATTAAGTCAGACTGTCTTAAGCAGAGCAGAGGCACTAGCCAAACTCTGCCCAGAATCCAAAACAAAGAGCCCGGCACCAGTAGATCATTGCAAGGACACATCGTCTTATGAGTTGAAGAAAG AGTAA
- the irx5a gene encoding Iroquois homeobox protein 5a isoform X1: protein MSYPQGYLYQPSASLALYSCPAYSTSVISGPRTDELGRSSSGSAFSPYAGSTAFTAPSPGYNSHLQYGTDPTAAFTSYVGSPYDHSTGMAGSIGYHPYAAPLGSYPYGDPAYRKNATRDATATLKAWLSEHRKNPYPTKGEKIMLAIITKMTLTQVSTWFANARRRLKKENKMTWTPRNRSEDEEEEENIDLEKNDEDEPQKPLEKGNSSEPEPGNQKTSVVEIACERFEEQHSNKDEQILSDSEFKDSEEKEILHSPKATTSSLVVPHGTEILHESHDSDLENVHTNLAHTLPSNTANCSVTSVIHSPPATTSKPKLWSLAEIATSDKSKEQSEQPSTCPGHGCAVSASASSPSRSPCPYPNSAVLGRPLYYTSPFYTGYTNYGTFGHLHSHHGSSSTNHFSSNGLSQTVLSRAEALAKLCPESKTKSPAPVDHCKDTSSYELKKGDESLF, encoded by the exons ATGTCGTATCCTCAGGGTTACTTGTACCAACCGTCAGCTTCGTTAGCTCTTTACTCGTGTCCAGCGTACAGCACGAGCGTCATATCGGGACCCAGGACGGATGAACTTGGGAGATCTTCTTCGGGATCTGCCTTCAGCCCATACGCCGGATCTACAGCGTTTACAGCCCCTTCCCCAGGCTATAACAGCCACCTCCAGTACGGCACAGACCCGACCGCTGCCTTCACTTCCTATGTG GGCTCTCCCTATGATCATTCGACGGGCATGGCTGGATCTATAGGATATCACCCGTACGCCGCTCCTTTAGGCTCTTACCCCTATGGTGACCCAGCTTACCGAAAAAATGCCACCAGAGATGCCACTGCCACCCTGAAAGCCTGGCTCAGCGAACACAGGAAGAACCCTTACCCCACCAAAGGCGAGAAGATCATGCTGGCCATCATCACGAAAATGACGCTGACCCAAGTGTCCACCTGGTTTGCGAACGCCAGGAGGAGGTtgaagaaggaaaataaaatgaccTGGACCCCGAGAAATAGGAGTGAAGACGAGGAAGAAGAAGAGAACATAGATCTGGAGAAAAACGACGAAGATGAGCCACAGAAACCTTTAGAAAAGGGGAACTCATCGGAACCAGAGCCTG GAAATCAGAAAACGAGCGTAGTTGAAATTGCTTGCGAAAGGTTTGAGGAACAACATTCCAATAAAGACGAACAAATCCTCAGCGATTCGGAATTCAAAGACTCGGAGGAGAAAGAGATCCTTCACTCCCCCAAAGCTACCACTTCTTCCCTGGTTGTGCCTCACGGAACTGAGATCTTGCACGAAAGCCACGACTCCGATTTGGAAAATGTACATACAAATCTAGCTCATACTCTTCCCAGTAACACAGCGAACTGCAGCGTGACTTCAGTCATTCATTCGCCCCCGGCAACAACCTCCAAACCCAAACTCTGGTCTCTAGCAGAAATCGCCACTTCGGACAAGTCGAAAGAACAGAGCGAACAGCCGAGTACGTGCCCGGGCCATGGCTGTGCTGTGTCCGCCAGCGCCTCCTCGCCGTCCCGTTCCCCTTGCCCTTATCCTAACAGCGCCGTGCTGGGTCGGCCTCTCTACTACACCTCGCCCTTCTACACGGGCTACACGAACTATGGCACTTTCGGACACCTTCACAGCCACCATGGAAGTAGCAGCACAAATCACTTCAGTTCTAATGGATTAAGTCAGACTGTCTTAAGCAGAGCAGAGGCACTAGCCAAACTCTGCCCAGAATCCAAAACAAAGAGCCCGGCACCAGTAGATCATTGCAAGGACACATCGTCTTATGAGTTGAAGAAAG gtGACGAATCgttattttaa
- the irx5a gene encoding Iroquois homeobox protein 5a isoform X3, with the protein MSYPQGYLYQPSASLALYSCPAYSTSVISGPRTDELGRSSSGSAFSPYAGSTAFTAPSPGYNSHLQYGTDPTAAFTSYVGSPYDHSTGMAGSIGYHPYAAPLGSYPYGDPAYRKNATRDATATLKAWLSEHRKNPYPTKGEKIMLAIITKMTLTQVSTWFANARRRLKKENKMTWTPRNRSEDEEEEENIDLEKNDEDEPQKPLEKGNSSEPEPGNQKTSVVEIACERFEEQHSNKDEQILSDSEFKDSEEKEILHSPKATTSSLVVPHGTEILHESHDSDLENVHTNLAHTLPSNTANCSVTSVIHSPPATTSKPKLWSLAEIATSDKSKEQSEQPSTCPGHGCAVSASASSPSRSPCPYPNSAVLGRPLYYTSPFYTGYTNYGTFGHLHSHHGSSSTNHFSSNGLSQTVLSRAEALAKLCPESKTKSPAPVDHCKDTSSYELKKD; encoded by the exons ATGTCGTATCCTCAGGGTTACTTGTACCAACCGTCAGCTTCGTTAGCTCTTTACTCGTGTCCAGCGTACAGCACGAGCGTCATATCGGGACCCAGGACGGATGAACTTGGGAGATCTTCTTCGGGATCTGCCTTCAGCCCATACGCCGGATCTACAGCGTTTACAGCCCCTTCCCCAGGCTATAACAGCCACCTCCAGTACGGCACAGACCCGACCGCTGCCTTCACTTCCTATGTG GGCTCTCCCTATGATCATTCGACGGGCATGGCTGGATCTATAGGATATCACCCGTACGCCGCTCCTTTAGGCTCTTACCCCTATGGTGACCCAGCTTACCGAAAAAATGCCACCAGAGATGCCACTGCCACCCTGAAAGCCTGGCTCAGCGAACACAGGAAGAACCCTTACCCCACCAAAGGCGAGAAGATCATGCTGGCCATCATCACGAAAATGACGCTGACCCAAGTGTCCACCTGGTTTGCGAACGCCAGGAGGAGGTtgaagaaggaaaataaaatgaccTGGACCCCGAGAAATAGGAGTGAAGACGAGGAAGAAGAAGAGAACATAGATCTGGAGAAAAACGACGAAGATGAGCCACAGAAACCTTTAGAAAAGGGGAACTCATCGGAACCAGAGCCTG GAAATCAGAAAACGAGCGTAGTTGAAATTGCTTGCGAAAGGTTTGAGGAACAACATTCCAATAAAGACGAACAAATCCTCAGCGATTCGGAATTCAAAGACTCGGAGGAGAAAGAGATCCTTCACTCCCCCAAAGCTACCACTTCTTCCCTGGTTGTGCCTCACGGAACTGAGATCTTGCACGAAAGCCACGACTCCGATTTGGAAAATGTACATACAAATCTAGCTCATACTCTTCCCAGTAACACAGCGAACTGCAGCGTGACTTCAGTCATTCATTCGCCCCCGGCAACAACCTCCAAACCCAAACTCTGGTCTCTAGCAGAAATCGCCACTTCGGACAAGTCGAAAGAACAGAGCGAACAGCCGAGTACGTGCCCGGGCCATGGCTGTGCTGTGTCCGCCAGCGCCTCCTCGCCGTCCCGTTCCCCTTGCCCTTATCCTAACAGCGCCGTGCTGGGTCGGCCTCTCTACTACACCTCGCCCTTCTACACGGGCTACACGAACTATGGCACTTTCGGACACCTTCACAGCCACCATGGAAGTAGCAGCACAAATCACTTCAGTTCTAATGGATTAAGTCAGACTGTCTTAAGCAGAGCAGAGGCACTAGCCAAACTCTGCCCAGAATCCAAAACAAAGAGCCCGGCACCAGTAGATCATTGCAAGGACACATCGTCTTATGAGTTGAAGAAAG